In Desulfopila inferna, the following are encoded in one genomic region:
- a CDS encoding YihY/virulence factor BrkB family protein: MVSKFSPSRLIIWADKVPDKKSLHYRVIHTFCRIFLITLQEFKRNELALRAAALTFTVMLSLVPILAMSTAVVKGLGGTDQLKEVIYSYVRTLERDQPTSHLDPEQGISQDIEMLESSLTQHLYSAVDRIFDYVERTNFTTLGTVGVAGILLSVVLVLGNIEMAMNAIWHVESGRSVMRKISDYLALIVLMPISMNIGLAASAVLMNESLLIKFSILMPMDWIQAIILNLIPIFFLALTLYVIYLFFPNTKVKTIPAVIGALFAGFFWFEVQNLYMSLQIGVSKYNAIYGSFATLPLFLMWIYFGWIFILLGAQIAFAYQNKDVLRLVDLQTQPSLKLAVAFDLLDYAYDSFDEGKSVSVELFSKRYPMHDLTLVQDILDQLKKNNLLHTAADNSSIRPSIPREKLDQRRIIKAIIGTTYSETEGGRKSCRILENAANSAAGAPGNEEAKKM, translated from the coding sequence ATGGTATCAAAATTCTCACCATCCCGATTGATCATTTGGGCGGATAAAGTACCCGACAAAAAATCTCTGCACTATAGAGTTATTCACACTTTCTGCCGTATTTTTCTCATAACTCTCCAGGAATTCAAGAGAAACGAGCTTGCCCTCAGAGCGGCGGCACTTACCTTTACCGTCATGCTCTCACTGGTACCCATACTTGCCATGAGCACTGCCGTGGTCAAAGGACTCGGAGGAACCGATCAACTGAAAGAAGTTATCTACAGTTATGTGAGAACGCTCGAGAGAGACCAGCCGACATCCCATCTCGATCCTGAACAGGGTATATCGCAGGACATTGAAATGCTGGAATCAAGCCTTACCCAACACCTCTACTCCGCCGTTGACCGGATCTTCGACTATGTAGAAAGAACAAATTTTACCACTCTGGGCACGGTTGGAGTTGCGGGAATACTGTTAAGCGTTGTTTTGGTTCTGGGCAACATCGAGATGGCCATGAATGCCATCTGGCATGTGGAGAGCGGTCGATCGGTGATGCGGAAAATATCCGACTACCTCGCCCTGATCGTCCTCATGCCTATCTCCATGAACATTGGTCTGGCAGCCAGTGCCGTACTGATGAACGAGTCTCTTCTCATCAAATTCTCAATTTTGATGCCTATGGACTGGATCCAGGCCATCATTCTCAACCTGATACCCATATTTTTTCTTGCCCTGACCCTCTATGTTATTTACCTCTTTTTTCCCAATACCAAGGTAAAAACCATACCTGCCGTTATCGGAGCCCTGTTTGCCGGATTTTTCTGGTTTGAAGTACAGAATCTTTATATGAGCCTGCAGATCGGTGTTTCCAAATACAACGCCATTTATGGCTCTTTTGCTACCCTGCCCCTCTTTCTGATGTGGATCTATTTCGGCTGGATTTTTATTCTCTTAGGCGCTCAAATTGCCTTTGCCTATCAAAACAAGGATGTCCTGCGATTAGTAGATCTCCAAACTCAGCCGAGCCTGAAGCTTGCGGTGGCTTTTGATCTTCTCGACTATGCCTATGACAGCTTTGATGAGGGAAAATCCGTCTCCGTAGAACTTTTTTCCAAACGATATCCGATGCATGATCTCACCCTGGTGCAGGATATTCTGGACCAGCTCAAGAAGAACAATCTTCTGCACACAGCCGCAGACAATTCCTCTATCAGACCTTCCATCCCCAGAGAAAAGCTTGATCAGCGCAGGATCATCAAAGCGATCATCGGTACTACCTACAGTGAGACAGAGGGTGGCAGAAAAAGCTGCAGAATATTGGAGAATGCGGCAAATTCGGCCGCAGGAGCTCCCGGAAACGAGGAAGCGAAAAAGATGTAA
- a CDS encoding MinD/ParA family ATP-binding protein, producing the protein MAITVSVGSGKGGTGKSMVLANLALLLAREGRRVCVVDLDVGGANAHIFFGLFEPQYSLTDFLTRKVDNLNDVAYCLDAFYDLKLIPGTGDTLQSANMSYQEKMRLLRGIKAIDADIVLIDVGAGTNYHSLDFFMAADLQICITMPEPTAIMDFYRFIQLATLRKALTSFLSQSEVSKTLKQHNFQTITEVFELAEEIEEGSRGKIQDELQSFHPLLIINKVVPGSKLNSLKLKKMASKYLGIYLPELGEIPADALVGESLQAYMPICEYSPKADASLALLVIWQKLTKIIDLCKK; encoded by the coding sequence ATGGCAATTACTGTTTCAGTTGGTTCCGGAAAAGGCGGCACGGGGAAAAGCATGGTTCTGGCAAATCTGGCCTTGCTGCTCGCCAGGGAAGGCAGACGCGTATGTGTGGTCGATCTTGATGTCGGCGGGGCAAACGCGCATATATTCTTCGGTCTTTTTGAACCACAATACAGCCTAACCGACTTTCTCACCCGCAAAGTCGACAACTTAAATGATGTTGCTTATTGCCTCGATGCCTTTTACGATCTCAAGCTCATACCCGGCACGGGAGATACCCTGCAGAGCGCCAACATGAGTTATCAGGAGAAAATGAGACTGCTTAGAGGAATAAAGGCAATTGATGCCGATATTGTTCTGATAGATGTCGGTGCGGGAACAAATTACCACTCCCTTGATTTTTTTATGGCGGCCGATCTGCAGATCTGCATTACCATGCCGGAACCCACGGCAATTATGGATTTTTACAGGTTTATCCAACTGGCCACTCTGCGCAAAGCCCTCACCAGTTTTCTCTCCCAGAGTGAGGTCAGCAAAACCCTGAAGCAGCACAATTTCCAGACAATCACGGAAGTATTTGAGCTGGCGGAGGAAATAGAGGAAGGTTCCCGCGGGAAAATCCAGGATGAACTCCAGTCATTCCATCCTCTTCTCATTATCAATAAAGTCGTCCCGGGCTCCAAGCTCAACAGTTTGAAATTAAAAAAAATGGCCTCGAAATATCTGGGAATCTATCTTCCTGAACTGGGTGAGATTCCCGCCGATGCACTTGTGGGTGAATCCCTCCAGGCCTATATGCCGATCTGCGAATATTCTCCGAAAGCCGACGCCTCGCTGGCGCTTCTGGTAATATGGCAGAAATTGACAAAAATTATCGATCTCTGCAAGAAGTAA
- a CDS encoding SIR2 family NAD-dependent protein deacylase, whose translation MKIITSSEKNFCDEAVDCFIKAKKAVALTGAGVSVESGIDDFRSPGGLWSRYPPEEYGSIAVFRRNPEKSWKLFRALGRGLLGKKPNHAHLVLSDLERKGFLRGVITQNIDNLHQESGSENVLEIHGNHRYLQCLNCGDTSKPAASLLEDNSLPRCRWCGHILKPDVVLFGEDVRCYEEINDLLHHCDLLMVIGTSAQVYPAAALPEQVKLSGGMIYEFNIVKTALTNVQGNGSAHSDYFFQGGAASMLRHFRKRLEALTGQ comes from the coding sequence ATGAAAATAATTACATCTTCAGAGAAGAACTTTTGCGATGAAGCCGTTGACTGTTTCATCAAAGCCAAAAAGGCCGTAGCCTTGACCGGCGCGGGAGTTTCCGTGGAGAGCGGCATTGATGATTTTCGCAGTCCCGGAGGCTTGTGGTCCAGATATCCGCCTGAAGAGTATGGCAGCATCGCCGTTTTTCGACGTAATCCAGAGAAGTCCTGGAAACTTTTCCGGGCTTTGGGCCGGGGTCTTCTCGGGAAAAAGCCCAATCACGCCCATCTGGTCCTGTCGGATCTGGAAAGAAAAGGTTTTCTTCGCGGTGTTATAACCCAGAATATAGATAATCTCCATCAGGAAAGCGGTAGCGAAAATGTTCTGGAGATTCATGGGAATCACCGTTATCTCCAGTGCCTCAACTGCGGTGATACCAGTAAGCCTGCGGCATCATTGCTGGAGGACAACAGTCTGCCGCGCTGCCGGTGGTGTGGGCATATTCTAAAACCCGATGTGGTGCTCTTCGGAGAAGACGTGCGTTGCTATGAAGAAATCAATGACCTTCTTCATCATTGCGATCTGCTCATGGTGATTGGAACTTCTGCACAGGTTTACCCCGCCGCGGCTCTGCCGGAGCAGGTCAAGCTTTCAGGAGGCATGATCTATGAGTTCAATATCGTCAAAACTGCCCTGACCAATGTGCAAGGGAATGGTAGTGCACATAGTGACTATTTCTTTCAGGGCGGTGCCGCTTCGATGCTGCGCCATTTTCGAAAGCGGCTCGAGGCTTTGACCGGGCAGTGA
- a CDS encoding cytochrome c3 family protein encodes MPKVPFRYALLALLLWSLPSFGVAAVPASVETCLMCHEDVVSAEEFTASVHGPNGCVSCHADLIDEEAHMEGELMPEPVECVRCHKEVTAQHYASVHQLNGIDCSTCHSDIHTVTPWQGDKSIAAAKCGECHDEILEVYEESVHGTAVQADNSDSASCMDCHNLHLVKGFDELEHPESRDFHTDVCLKCHADEDMMERNGVPTVAVATYLNSYHGKNYMLGYPEQVAGCSDCHTSHAILAEENPESSLHPDNLITTCGQCHPNSSAQFVKFHAHGDMTNREQYPILYYTYVGMTTLLVATFAVFWIHTLLWMFRGFVENREKKRLLATGRAPVIAGAHKMYRRFRSIHIFLHLLVIISFLLLALTGIPLKFAGQEWAPLLMGFFGGAANAALLHRVGVIITFLYFFSALVMSTKFLFSGLRSPAEFLERLFGPESLFPNMRDVRDISAMFRWFFFLGPKPSFERWTYWEKFDFFAVFWGMFVIGGSGLMLWFPEYFATVLPGWALNVATIVHSDEALLATGFIFTIHFFNTHMRPEKFPMDFVIFNGEISKEEFIEERTDQWKRYEEMGILDRYIKEKPSGIAYDFFIKGFGFLALFVGIILLLLMFYAFVAGGQHL; translated from the coding sequence ATGCCTAAGGTTCCGTTCCGTTATGCACTTCTTGCACTTTTGCTCTGGAGTTTGCCTTCCTTTGGGGTCGCCGCTGTTCCAGCCTCGGTCGAAACCTGCCTGATGTGTCACGAAGATGTGGTTTCCGCCGAAGAATTCACAGCTTCTGTTCATGGACCTAATGGCTGTGTCTCCTGCCATGCCGATTTGATTGATGAAGAAGCCCATATGGAAGGCGAACTTATGCCGGAGCCAGTCGAGTGTGTCCGCTGCCATAAGGAAGTAACAGCGCAACACTACGCGAGTGTGCACCAACTCAACGGAATTGATTGTTCAACCTGTCACAGCGATATTCATACCGTGACCCCATGGCAGGGAGACAAGAGCATTGCCGCGGCTAAATGTGGCGAGTGCCATGATGAAATTCTCGAAGTTTACGAAGAATCCGTTCACGGCACGGCGGTTCAGGCGGATAATAGCGATTCCGCCTCCTGTATGGATTGCCACAATCTCCACCTGGTTAAGGGATTCGACGAGCTGGAACACCCTGAGTCCCGGGATTTCCATACCGATGTCTGCCTGAAATGCCATGCCGATGAAGACATGATGGAGCGTAATGGTGTTCCCACCGTTGCCGTTGCTACATATTTGAACAGCTATCATGGAAAGAACTATATGCTTGGTTATCCGGAGCAGGTAGCCGGTTGTTCGGATTGCCACACTTCCCATGCAATTCTGGCCGAGGAAAATCCTGAGTCGAGTTTACATCCTGATAATCTGATAACTACCTGCGGCCAGTGCCATCCCAACTCGTCGGCGCAGTTTGTCAAATTTCATGCCCATGGCGATATGACCAACAGGGAGCAATATCCTATCCTCTACTATACCTATGTCGGCATGACCACCCTGCTGGTTGCCACCTTTGCGGTGTTCTGGATTCATACTCTGCTCTGGATGTTTCGTGGTTTTGTCGAGAATCGGGAGAAAAAACGGTTGCTGGCGACCGGACGGGCACCTGTGATAGCAGGAGCACACAAAATGTATCGCCGCTTTAGGAGCATTCATATATTTCTGCATTTGCTGGTGATCATCAGTTTTCTGCTGCTGGCGTTGACCGGAATCCCCCTCAAGTTCGCGGGACAGGAGTGGGCGCCGCTGCTGATGGGATTTTTTGGTGGGGCTGCCAATGCGGCACTTCTCCACCGGGTCGGGGTAATTATCACCTTCCTTTACTTCTTCAGCGCTCTGGTGATGAGCACTAAATTTCTTTTTAGCGGGCTGCGTTCACCGGCTGAATTCCTGGAGCGGCTTTTCGGACCGGAATCCCTGTTCCCGAATATGCGTGATGTTCGCGACATTTCCGCTATGTTTCGCTGGTTTTTCTTTCTCGGTCCCAAACCCAGCTTTGAGCGTTGGACATATTGGGAAAAATTTGACTTCTTCGCCGTCTTCTGGGGTATGTTCGTTATTGGAGGTTCAGGACTGATGCTCTGGTTTCCAGAGTACTTCGCAACCGTTCTGCCCGGCTGGGCGCTTAATGTGGCAACCATTGTTCATTCGGATGAAGCCCTGTTGGCAACCGGCTTTATCTTTACCATTCATTTTTTCAATACTCATATGCGGCCTGAGAAGTTTCCCATGGATTTTGTCATCTTCAACGGTGAGATAAGTAAGGAGGAGTTTATCGAAGAACGGACGGATCAGTGGAAACGCTACGAAGAAATGGGCATCTTGGATCGATACATCAAAGAAAAGCCAAGCGGAATAGCCTACGATTTCTTTATCAAAGGCTTTGGTTTTCTGGCCCTTTTCGTCGGTATTATCCTGCTTTTGCTGATGTTTTATGCCTTCGTTGCAGGTGGACAACATCTCTAG
- a CDS encoding cytochrome c3 family protein gives MAEKIPESPDQSEKQKYRDELPLLDKFGLSVQTPLGLIGIALTTICFLLTLLGMVLHATGLMENAYAAIVTFLVFPAGAVLGLLLIPVSAYFRRKKWFGDSINKPNLIIDFGKKKHRQMVILVIVLSLVNIGIFSLVIYQAYHFTESDYFCGVVCHSVMEPEYTAYQRSPHAKVGCVSCHIGSGAEWYVKAKLSGLRQVNATITGDYNTPIPAPVEHLRPARDTCEECHWPEKFHGKMVKEFVSFSNDDQQDPLIDEVALHIGGRNPITERFEGIHWHVSDNVKVEYESLNEKRTEIGRVKVTRPSGITEEFSRGDTEPSENQDVEWRTMDCIDCHNRPAHIYDNLEETVDFGLQSEQIEPSIEGIREDSITVLQADYVSRAEAREQIIENLLLLQAERNGSDFVTDNRQALLDSGAYLLKSYLGNIWPRMDITWGTYKSHLGHQFEDEGYGCFRCHNEEHETEFGKTISQSCDLCHDYPE, from the coding sequence ATGGCGGAGAAAATACCTGAATCACCTGATCAGTCGGAAAAGCAAAAATACCGGGACGAGCTCCCCCTGCTCGACAAATTTGGTCTTTCCGTGCAAACACCGCTTGGCCTTATCGGAATTGCCCTGACCACCATCTGTTTTTTGCTGACCCTGCTCGGCATGGTTCTGCATGCGACAGGGTTGATGGAAAACGCCTATGCAGCGATAGTAACTTTTCTGGTATTTCCCGCAGGTGCGGTCCTGGGTCTTTTGCTCATCCCCGTTTCCGCTTATTTCCGCCGCAAGAAATGGTTTGGCGACAGCATTAACAAACCAAATCTCATCATTGACTTCGGCAAGAAAAAACATCGGCAGATGGTCATTCTTGTAATCGTACTCTCTTTGGTAAATATAGGAATTTTTTCCCTGGTAATATATCAGGCCTATCATTTCACCGAGTCGGACTATTTCTGCGGAGTTGTCTGTCACTCTGTCATGGAGCCCGAATATACAGCATATCAGCGTTCCCCTCATGCTAAAGTAGGCTGCGTCTCCTGCCATATAGGCTCCGGTGCCGAATGGTACGTCAAGGCAAAATTATCAGGACTTCGCCAGGTTAATGCTACTATTACAGGAGATTACAACACTCCTATTCCGGCACCCGTTGAACATCTTCGACCGGCTCGTGATACCTGTGAAGAATGCCACTGGCCTGAGAAGTTTCACGGCAAGATGGTAAAGGAATTCGTAAGCTTTTCCAATGATGATCAGCAGGATCCCTTGATCGATGAAGTCGCGCTGCATATAGGCGGGAGGAATCCCATCACTGAAAGATTCGAGGGAATCCACTGGCATGTTTCCGACAACGTCAAAGTTGAATATGAATCTCTCAATGAGAAACGGACAGAGATAGGCAGGGTGAAAGTCACGAGACCATCGGGGATCACGGAAGAATTCTCCAGGGGTGACACGGAACCCTCGGAAAATCAGGATGTGGAGTGGCGTACCATGGACTGTATCGACTGCCATAATCGACCGGCGCATATCTACGATAATCTTGAGGAGACGGTGGACTTTGGATTGCAGAGTGAACAAATTGAACCGTCGATAGAGGGTATTCGCGAAGACAGCATCACTGTACTGCAGGCAGACTACGTTTCAAGGGCTGAGGCCAGGGAGCAGATTATAGAAAACCTGCTCTTACTACAGGCTGAGCGTAACGGTTCCGATTTTGTCACTGATAATCGCCAGGCTCTTCTTGATTCCGGAGCATATCTTCTCAAGTCCTATCTTGGCAATATCTGGCCAAGAATGGATATAACATGGGGCACCTACAAATCACACCTTGGCCATCAGTTTGAAGATGAAGGATATGGATGTTTTCGCTGTCACAATGAGGAGCATGAAACGGAGTTTGGGAAAACTATATCCCAAAGCTGCGATCTCTGTCATGACTATCCGGAGTAA
- a CDS encoding DnaJ C-terminal domain-containing protein: MSNSQDYYKLLGVSRSATKEEIQKAYRKLARKYHPDVNKEKGGEDLFKKINEAQSVLSDPEKRKLYDRYGARWQEAGRQAEPSEDWASQNQWREYGGGFRDAQRGDPFGREEYEDIFSNIFGGSQQSRAYRSTGRTVEAELEVSLDELIHGAAKNISWSSMERSGRTLRPVEHTVQLKMPRGLKDGSVIRLAGKGEKGVGGGPAGDLLLQIKVRPDPRFTLREYDLLTTVPVSPWEAVLGAKITVETIKGKIHLSIPKGCRTGRKLRVRGKGLPHKHGGAGDLLVVIEVHVPSEPTEEERKLFQELHKHSRFNPRESLGQWAAEKTQAE, translated from the coding sequence ATGTCGAATTCGCAAGATTATTATAAATTATTAGGTGTTTCCCGCTCGGCCACCAAGGAGGAAATACAAAAGGCTTATCGTAAGCTTGCGAGAAAATACCATCCGGATGTGAATAAGGAAAAAGGTGGGGAGGATCTCTTTAAGAAAATCAATGAGGCTCAAAGCGTTCTATCCGACCCGGAAAAGCGGAAACTCTATGATCGTTACGGAGCCAGATGGCAGGAGGCCGGACGCCAAGCCGAACCATCCGAAGATTGGGCATCACAGAATCAGTGGAGGGAATATGGCGGCGGCTTCAGAGATGCCCAGAGGGGGGATCCTTTTGGTCGAGAAGAATACGAAGATATTTTCTCCAACATATTTGGCGGAAGCCAGCAAAGCAGGGCTTACCGCTCAACGGGAAGGACGGTCGAGGCTGAGCTGGAGGTGAGCCTGGATGAACTCATCCATGGTGCGGCAAAAAACATAAGCTGGAGTTCCATGGAGCGTTCGGGCAGAACACTGCGGCCGGTAGAACATACGGTTCAGTTAAAAATGCCAAGGGGGCTGAAAGACGGATCGGTTATCCGGCTTGCCGGTAAAGGAGAAAAGGGCGTGGGAGGTGGTCCAGCGGGTGATCTGCTTTTGCAGATTAAGGTGCGGCCGGATCCCCGGTTCACGCTGCGGGAGTACGATCTTCTAACGACAGTGCCGGTCTCACCCTGGGAAGCTGTCTTGGGAGCAAAAATTACAGTTGAAACCATCAAAGGCAAGATACATCTCTCCATTCCCAAGGGATGCCGCACCGGCAGGAAATTAAGAGTCAGGGGTAAAGGTTTGCCTCATAAACATGGCGGAGCCGGAGATCTGTTAGTGGTCATAGAGGTCCACGTTCCCAGTGAGCCTACCGAGGAAGAGCGCAAACTTTTTCAGGAACTGCATAAGCATTCCCGCTTTAACCCCAGGGAATCTCTGGGGCAATGGGCCGCCGAAAAAACACAGGCAGAGTAG